Proteins from a single region of Macrotis lagotis isolate mMagLag1 chromosome 2, bilby.v1.9.chrom.fasta, whole genome shotgun sequence:
- the NME1 gene encoding nucleoside diphosphate kinase A: MANCERTFIAIKPDGVQRGLVGEIVKRFEQKGFHLVGLKFMKASEDLLREHYIDLKERPFYAGLIKYMHSGPVVAMVWEGLNVVKTGRMMLGETNPADSKPGTIRGDFCIQVGRNIIHGSDSVESAEKEIGLWFHPDELVDYKSCAQLWIYE; this comes from the exons ATGGCTAACTGCGAACGTACTTTTATTGCCATCAAGCCAGATGGGGTCCAGAGGGGCCTGGTTGGAGAGATTGTTAAGCGCTTTGAACAGAAAGGATTCCATCTTGTTGGCTTAAAATTCATGAAA GCTTCTGAAGACCTTCTCAGAGAGCATTACATTGACTTGAAGGAACGCCCCTTCTATGCAGGCTTGATAAAGTACATGCACTCCGGGCCTGTGGTAGCCATG GTCTGGGAAGGCCTGAATGTGGTAAAGACAGGTCGAATGATGCTAGGAGAGACCAACCCGGCAGATTCCAAACCAGGGACAATCCGAGGGGACTTCTGTATTCAAGTTGGCAG gaatattattcaTGGCAGTGATTCAGTGGAGAGTGCTGAGAAGGAGATCGGCTTATGGTTTCATCCTGATGAATTGGTTGATTACAAGAGCTGTGCCCAGCTGTGGATCTATGAATGA